A genome region from Tolypothrix sp. PCC 7712 includes the following:
- a CDS encoding protein phosphatase 2C domain-containing protein produces MNQNTSFTVVESLSRSKYGDPSLGDDRLVVTKDFVAVLDGATDASGASYDGLSPGRFVAEIGAQALESLAAEASATEAIEQLTQAVKEALARVQSETVPIFAPCFAIILFSNARRELWRVGDCQYLLDGKGHNPFSKVDEVTTQLRSLIVHSYLAQGKTIDELLQNDPSQNFLVSIYRLQASLCNSPAEPFGYGVINGDKVPEKYIEVIQIPEQIKSVVLASDGYPDLRITLIESEAILSEMIAKDPLFYDIYLGQRGLAPGRESFDDRTYVRLELGHGA; encoded by the coding sequence ATGAATCAAAACACCAGCTTCACAGTAGTAGAATCATTAAGTCGCTCAAAATACGGAGATCCGAGCTTAGGTGATGATCGCCTGGTTGTTACTAAGGACTTTGTAGCTGTCTTAGATGGCGCTACAGATGCATCAGGTGCTAGTTATGATGGGCTTTCTCCTGGTCGTTTTGTAGCAGAAATAGGCGCTCAAGCTTTAGAAAGTCTTGCGGCTGAGGCTAGCGCCACAGAAGCCATTGAGCAGTTAACTCAAGCAGTCAAAGAAGCTTTAGCAAGAGTTCAATCAGAGACAGTGCCAATTTTTGCGCCCTGTTTTGCAATCATACTCTTCTCTAATGCGCGTCGAGAACTTTGGCGGGTTGGAGATTGCCAATATTTATTAGATGGTAAAGGTCACAATCCTTTCAGTAAAGTCGATGAAGTTACAACTCAGTTACGTTCATTGATTGTGCATTCCTATCTAGCTCAGGGTAAAACAATTGACGAACTATTACAAAACGATCCCAGCCAAAATTTTTTAGTATCTATCTATAGATTGCAAGCATCGTTATGTAATTCTCCGGCAGAACCTTTTGGTTATGGTGTAATTAATGGTGACAAAGTCCCTGAGAAATATATTGAAGTGATTCAAATTCCCGAACAAATTAAGTCGGTAGTGCTTGCTAGTGATGGTTATCCAGATTTAAGAATAACTCTCATAGAAAGCGAGGCCATTCTCTCAGAAATGATTGCCAAAGACCCTTTATTTTATGACATTTATTTAGGTCAAAGAGGACTCGCCCCAGGTAGAGAGTCATTTGACGATCGCACTTATGTTCGATTGGAATTAGGGCATGGGGCATAG
- a CDS encoding MFS transporter — translation MDFQEQSQSNDTTAFSNLLANRTTVFTLAIACGLAIANVYYNQPLLADISRSFHISVQQVGFIPTLTQVGYATGLLFLVPLGDRLERKQLIIKMFGLLSCTLVAVAISPNIIWLGVASFLLGFSSIVAHLILPFVAQITPPNQRGKVIGTLMSGLIISVLLARSVSGFVGKLMGWPGIYWISAGVMIVLALAIRQQLPENRSSSQMSYPELMQSLAHLTYEQPVLREAAFNIALIFCAFNVFWVTLVFLLESPVYNYDSQVAGLFGLVGLVGAGTSSLVGRLVDKWGARRVVGIALCCALSGFTILWLTGTHLMGLILGVIILELGMHSAYLSNQIRVYNLVPNAESRLNTVYMVINYSGGALGSLLGSYSWVIGQWNGVCALGLFLLSLAVILHFGGRKK, via the coding sequence ATGGATTTTCAAGAGCAGTCTCAGAGCAACGATACAACTGCATTTAGCAATCTGCTAGCAAATCGAACGACTGTTTTCACATTAGCGATCGCCTGTGGATTAGCAATAGCAAATGTGTATTACAATCAACCTCTGTTAGCAGATATAAGCAGAAGCTTTCATATCTCTGTACAGCAGGTAGGATTTATCCCGACGCTTACCCAAGTAGGCTATGCAACCGGCTTATTGTTTTTAGTGCCCCTAGGCGATCGCTTAGAACGAAAACAGCTGATTATTAAAATGTTCGGCTTGCTGAGTTGTACCCTAGTTGCAGTCGCCATTTCTCCCAACATCATCTGGCTGGGTGTAGCAAGTTTCCTTCTTGGGTTTAGCAGCATTGTTGCCCATTTAATTCTTCCCTTCGTAGCTCAAATCACCCCGCCCAACCAACGCGGAAAGGTGATAGGTACTTTAATGAGTGGGCTAATTATTAGTGTTTTGCTAGCTCGTTCTGTGAGTGGTTTTGTGGGTAAGCTCATGGGCTGGCCTGGAATTTATTGGATTTCTGCAGGTGTAATGATTGTTCTGGCTTTAGCGATTCGTCAGCAATTACCTGAAAATCGCTCCTCATCACAGATGTCTTATCCAGAACTAATGCAGAGTCTTGCCCATCTTACCTATGAACAGCCTGTACTTCGGGAAGCTGCATTCAATATCGCTTTAATATTTTGCGCTTTTAATGTCTTTTGGGTAACACTAGTTTTCCTGCTAGAATCCCCTGTCTATAACTATGACAGTCAAGTTGCAGGATTATTTGGCTTAGTCGGTTTAGTGGGAGCAGGTACAAGTTCTCTGGTGGGTAGGTTAGTAGACAAATGGGGCGCGAGGCGCGTTGTAGGTATCGCTCTTTGTTGTGCTTTATCTGGCTTTACAATTCTCTGGCTAACAGGGACTCATTTAATGGGTCTGATTTTGGGTGTAATTATCTTAGAGTTGGGAATGCATAGCGCTTACCTTTCCAATCAAATCCGTGTTTATAATCTTGTTCCCAATGCTGAGAGCCGATTGAACACTGTTTATATGGTGATTAACTACAGTGGTGGGGCACTTGGTTCTTTACTTGGTAGTTATAGTTGGGTAATTGGGCAGTGGAATGGGGTTTGTGCTTTGGGGCTTTTCCTATTAAGCTTGGCTGTAATTTTGCACTTTGGCGGACGTAAGAAATAG
- a CDS encoding EF-hand domain-containing protein — MATVELEKKVMSEEEVTKLWEAFKVFDADGSGAISTNELGQVMRSLGQSPSETDLRDMIKEVDVDLSGSIDFEEFKTLMVSVQGDRKSRLKLAFSVFDEDGSGQITTNELHSIMSQFGLTDQELDEMIKEVDHDGDASIDFQEFMKLVPEESEITTGYKDSPIAFTSSPANNSPTVTSDIAATTAAPTLSTITSPAQEIKSDDKEVARLKELLALHPQDQKERATSRLQMQIGLFRLIQGAAYRSFRESFSANHETHLRVRNLPYKITDFVQFVQKAIALYKGLDVVEKACYPLLDAVVESIEAEYARLQHRIKNWNTIEKTPQMLAEEKAMQEARRKSISVREKFAAGVEFAITVKKKQFSFRDIASGVLAINELNRLRQMELNAELAPPPAKSAGNPKDYLQQWHRVILSDASEEISGAMMPVAYWYEDFMPKLLAAFSVNTAADIPSNTVLDEAACDQWYEDTKASGEFDRYGADVVQNFAQCTPKQKLAVKQAWRLTHHYLNGVQKRRERQEFGRESGALSQYVAFIDVYLARSDVKDFQMRVSFPYYIGPAVWRFFHTTAEIVCTKPNAVQKVVVEIFKDFFKLFATMYPCPYCRHHLNMYVVQNKEVDMYPVEYLLLGRDPQLNNFEVSMEAKLSTVVDGPALRLFFWKLHNTVSSSIARSEEWYHKDEKAFYTTRYWPSLDSELARSKALKHLSISVERLYRLYGIIKPASRLAGVRATLQKLLEKGDESGIREACILAQDYIQELEAAAIAGQFLQETYHFDPEIVDQTPHFTPEEEEYARSGLFVEVI, encoded by the coding sequence ATGGCAACGGTAGAACTAGAAAAAAAGGTGATGAGTGAAGAAGAAGTAACAAAGCTGTGGGAAGCATTCAAAGTATTTGATGCTGACGGTAGCGGTGCCATCTCCACAAATGAATTAGGGCAAGTAATGCGATCGCTGGGGCAAAGTCCTAGTGAAACCGATTTGCGAGATATGATCAAAGAGGTAGATGTTGACTTATCAGGTAGTATTGATTTTGAGGAATTCAAAACCCTGATGGTGTCAGTACAAGGCGATCGCAAAAGCCGTCTTAAGTTGGCATTTAGTGTGTTTGATGAAGATGGTAGCGGTCAGATTACCACAAACGAGCTACACAGCATCATGAGTCAGTTTGGACTGACGGATCAAGAACTTGATGAGATGATTAAAGAAGTCGATCATGATGGCGATGCCTCAATTGACTTTCAAGAGTTCATGAAACTGGTTCCAGAAGAGTCAGAAATCACCACAGGCTATAAAGATTCACCCATTGCTTTTACTAGTTCCCCAGCAAATAATTCACCCACCGTCACCTCAGATATAGCGGCTACTACGGCAGCACCTACATTATCAACCATCACATCTCCTGCACAGGAAATAAAGAGCGACGACAAAGAAGTAGCGCGACTCAAAGAACTGCTTGCCCTACATCCCCAAGATCAAAAAGAACGCGCCACTTCTCGCCTGCAAATGCAAATCGGGTTATTCCGCCTGATTCAAGGGGCTGCCTATCGCAGCTTCCGTGAAAGTTTTTCCGCCAACCACGAAACCCACCTGCGCGTGAGAAACCTGCCCTACAAAATTACCGACTTTGTGCAGTTTGTCCAAAAAGCGATCGCATTGTATAAAGGGTTAGATGTCGTAGAAAAAGCTTGTTACCCCTTATTAGATGCCGTTGTTGAATCCATCGAAGCAGAATACGCCCGACTCCAACACCGCATCAAGAACTGGAACACCATCGAAAAAACACCCCAGATGCTGGCTGAGGAAAAAGCGATGCAGGAAGCACGGCGTAAATCAATCTCCGTCAGAGAGAAGTTTGCCGCCGGGGTTGAGTTTGCGATTACTGTCAAGAAAAAGCAATTCAGTTTTCGTGATATTGCCTCTGGTGTACTTGCCATCAACGAACTCAACCGTCTCAGACAGATGGAACTGAATGCAGAACTTGCCCCACCACCCGCTAAATCAGCAGGCAATCCCAAAGATTACCTCCAGCAGTGGCACCGGGTTATCCTCTCTGATGCTTCAGAAGAAATATCCGGTGCGATGATGCCTGTAGCTTATTGGTATGAAGATTTTATGCCAAAGCTGCTAGCCGCCTTCAGTGTCAACACTGCCGCAGATATCCCAAGCAACACAGTACTTGATGAAGCGGCGTGCGATCAATGGTATGAAGATACCAAAGCATCTGGAGAATTTGACCGCTATGGGGCAGATGTAGTACAAAACTTTGCTCAATGTACTCCTAAACAAAAGCTAGCCGTGAAGCAGGCATGGCGTTTGACACATCACTATCTCAATGGTGTACAAAAACGGCGTGAACGCCAAGAGTTTGGGCGTGAGTCAGGGGCACTATCCCAGTATGTAGCATTCATTGATGTCTATTTGGCAAGAAGTGACGTGAAGGATTTCCAGATGCGCGTCAGCTTTCCTTATTACATTGGCCCTGCTGTGTGGCGATTTTTCCACACCACAGCAGAAATTGTCTGTACCAAGCCAAATGCAGTACAAAAAGTGGTGGTAGAAATCTTCAAAGATTTCTTTAAACTATTTGCCACAATGTACCCCTGCCCTTACTGTCGTCACCACCTAAATATGTATGTGGTGCAGAACAAAGAAGTCGATATGTACCCAGTAGAATATTTATTGCTGGGACGTGATCCGCAACTGAATAATTTTGAAGTATCGATGGAAGCCAAGCTATCTACAGTTGTAGATGGCCCTGCCTTGCGCTTATTTTTCTGGAAACTACATAACACCGTTTCCTCATCGATCGCTCGCTCTGAAGAATGGTATCACAAGGATGAGAAAGCTTTTTACACTACCCGCTACTGGCCCAGTCTCGATTCCGAATTGGCACGCAGCAAAGCACTCAAACACCTCAGCATCTCCGTTGAGCGACTATACCGCCTCTATGGAATTATTAAACCAGCATCGCGGCTAGCTGGTGTAAGAGCAACACTGCAAAAGCTGTTAGAAAAAGGCGATGAGTCAGGCATTAGGGAAGCTTGCATCCTAGCCCAAGATTATATTCAAGAATTGGAAGCTGCTGCGATCGCCGGACAATTTCTTCAGGAAACCTACCACTTTGATCCGGAAATTGTCGATCAAACTCCCCACTTTACTCCTGAAGAAGAAGAGTATGCCCGCAGTGGCTTATTTGTGGAAGTGATTTAA
- a CDS encoding SDR family NAD(P)-dependent oxidoreductase: MTGKLDGKVAIVTGASSGIGAATALALAAEGAAVILAARRGDRLNALAEKIATTGGKALPIITDVTDEAQVQNLVHKTKTEFGRIDILVNNAGIAVIGAIDGGNTSEWKEMINLNVLGLLYVTHAVLPILKAQGAGHIVNISSVAGRTARVGVGVYNATKWGVNGFSESLRQEVCKQNIRITVIEPGLVNTEINDHITDPVFKQQSEARRRSVTPLESEDIAAAIVYAVTQPSRVNVNEILIRPTLQEW, translated from the coding sequence ATGACAGGTAAATTAGACGGCAAAGTTGCAATTGTTACCGGAGCTTCCTCTGGTATTGGTGCAGCCACCGCCTTAGCACTAGCAGCAGAAGGTGCAGCAGTGATTCTGGCTGCTCGTAGAGGCGATCGCTTAAATGCCTTGGCAGAAAAAATTGCTACTACTGGTGGCAAGGCTTTACCCATTATTACTGATGTGACAGATGAAGCTCAAGTCCAGAATTTAGTTCACAAAACAAAAACTGAATTCGGCCGCATAGATATCCTCGTCAATAATGCAGGTATTGCGGTTATTGGTGCGATCGATGGTGGCAATACCTCAGAATGGAAGGAGATGATTAATCTCAATGTATTGGGGTTGTTGTATGTCACCCATGCGGTATTACCCATTTTAAAAGCTCAAGGTGCAGGACATATCGTCAATATTTCATCTGTTGCGGGACGCACTGCAAGGGTTGGTGTTGGTGTATATAATGCAACTAAATGGGGCGTAAACGGTTTTTCAGAATCCTTGCGACAAGAAGTTTGTAAGCAAAATATCCGTATCACAGTTATTGAGCCTGGGTTAGTCAATACGGAGATAAATGATCATATTACCGACCCAGTTTTTAAACAACAAAGTGAAGCGCGTCGTCGTTCTGTGACACCTTTAGAAAGTGAAGATATTGCAGCTGCGATCGTTTACGCAGTTACCCAGCCATCCCGTGTGAATGTGAATGAAATCCTCATTCGGCCAACATTACAAGAATGGTAA
- a CDS encoding WD40 repeat domain-containing protein: MHNFSIGIDPVNAVAISPDGKTFAIGSLSREIQLWDLKTVKVVNKLSGHGGGIYALAWSKDGKTLISGSGDKSIKIWRM, from the coding sequence ATGCATAATTTCTCTATAGGAATTGACCCTGTTAATGCTGTAGCTATTAGTCCTGATGGCAAAACTTTTGCTATCGGCAGTTTATCCCGAGAAATTCAATTGTGGGATTTGAAAACTGTAAAAGTAGTCAATAAATTGAGTGGTCATGGTGGTGGAATTTATGCTTTAGCTTGGAGTAAAGATGGTAAAACTCTCATCAGTGGTAGTGGCGATAAGTCCATCAAGATTTGGCGTATGTAG
- a CDS encoding O-acetylhomoserine aminocarboxypropyltransferase/cysteine synthase family protein: protein MSEKYRFETLQVHAGQEPAAGTNARAVPIYQTTSYVFDDADHGARLFALQEFGNVYTRIMNPTTDVFEKRIAALEGGVAALATSSGQAAQFLALSTIAQAGDNIVSTSFLYGGTYNQFKVSLPRLGINVKFVEGDDAESFRQAIDDRTKALYVETIGNPQFNIPDFAALAHIAHENGIPLIVDNTFGAGGYLARPIEHGADIVVESATKWIGGHGTSIGGVIVDSGKFDWGNGKFPIFTEPSPGYHGLNFQEVFGVGSPFGNIAFIIRARVEGLRDFGPSLSPFNAFLLLQGLETLSLRVDRHVSNALELAQWLEQQPQIAWVNYPGLPQHPYHQRAKKYLRHGFGGVLNFGIKGGLEAGKTFINNVKLASHLANVGDAKTLVIHPASTTHQQLSDTEQVSAGVTPDLVRVSVGIEHIDDIKEDFEQAFGKISH from the coding sequence ATGTCGGAAAAATATCGCTTTGAAACCTTGCAAGTCCATGCTGGACAAGAACCAGCCGCCGGAACTAATGCCCGTGCTGTACCAATTTATCAAACAACATCTTATGTTTTTGATGATGCGGATCATGGGGCGCGGTTGTTTGCTCTGCAAGAGTTTGGTAACGTTTACACTCGGATTATGAATCCGACAACGGATGTATTTGAAAAGCGAATAGCTGCTTTAGAGGGAGGTGTCGCCGCATTAGCCACTTCTAGCGGTCAAGCTGCACAATTTTTGGCTTTAAGTACCATCGCTCAAGCTGGAGATAATATTGTTTCTACCAGTTTTTTATATGGCGGCACCTATAACCAATTTAAAGTTTCTCTGCCACGTTTAGGAATCAACGTCAAATTTGTGGAAGGCGACGACGCAGAAAGTTTCCGTCAGGCGATCGACGATCGCACCAAAGCATTGTATGTTGAAACCATTGGTAATCCCCAATTCAACATTCCCGATTTTGCGGCTTTAGCTCATATTGCTCACGAAAATGGCATTCCCCTCATTGTTGATAATACCTTTGGTGCTGGTGGGTATTTAGCGCGACCAATTGAACATGGTGCAGATATTGTTGTGGAATCTGCAACTAAGTGGATTGGTGGTCACGGCACCTCGATTGGCGGTGTAATTGTCGATTCTGGTAAATTTGACTGGGGTAATGGTAAATTCCCTATCTTTACTGAACCATCCCCAGGTTATCATGGGCTGAATTTCCAAGAAGTGTTTGGTGTCGGTAGTCCTTTTGGCAATATTGCTTTCATCATCCGCGCCAGAGTTGAAGGGTTAAGGGATTTTGGCCCTTCATTGAGTCCATTTAACGCCTTTCTGTTATTACAAGGGTTAGAAACTCTATCTCTGCGTGTGGATCGCCATGTCAGCAATGCTCTAGAATTAGCCCAGTGGTTAGAACAGCAACCACAAATAGCCTGGGTTAATTATCCTGGACTTCCCCAGCATCCTTATCATCAGCGAGCCAAAAAATATCTTAGACATGGCTTTGGTGGAGTCTTAAACTTTGGTATCAAAGGCGGATTAGAAGCAGGTAAAACCTTCATTAATAATGTGAAATTAGCAAGCCATCTAGCAAACGTTGGCGATGCAAAAACTCTCGTCATTCATCCAGCTTCTACAACCCATCAACAGTTAAGCGATACAGAACAAGTTTCCGCCGGTGTCACACCCGATTTAGTCCGCGTCTCAGTTGGTATTGAACATATCGACGATATCAAAGAAGATTTCGAGCAAGCATTTGGGAAGATTAGTCATTAG
- a CDS encoding bile acid:sodium symporter family protein, translating into MIKVKGGAIALPTTNQLKFDVPYHGYKLAKSHEKLHPLVGGVFGHGESGMGHGEEITNAQCPKLRGGCPSPPTRGWSFPPLSIKNVFGLILGYIGAAITGQPKAICRTISIEVGMQNSGLAVALAIAHFDPVAAILGAIFSVCHNLTGSLIAAIWRKYS; encoded by the coding sequence GTGATAAAGGTGAAGGGAGGGGCGATCGCGCTTCCTACTACCAACCAGTTAAAGTTTGATGTGCCATATCATGGGTACAAATTAGCCAAAAGCCATGAAAAACTCCATCCCCTTGTGGGTGGAGTTTTTGGGCATGGGGAATCGGGCATGGGGCATGGCGAAGAAATTACCAATGCCCAATGCCCCAAGCTGCGGGGCGGCTGTCCCTCTCCACCCACAAGGGGATGGAGTTTCCCGCCGCTTTCAATAAAAAATGTTTTCGGTTTAATTTTAGGTTATATAGGTGCAGCTATTACAGGTCAACCTAAAGCTATTTGCCGTACAATTTCTATAGAAGTAGGAATGCAAAATTCCGGTTTAGCTGTGGCATTAGCGATCGCACATTTTGATCCAGTAGCCGCAATACTAGGAGCCATATTTAGCGTTTGTCACAATCTTACAGGTTCCCTAATAGCCGCCATTTGGCGAAAATATTCATAA
- the metX gene encoding homoserine O-acetyltransferase MetX — MKYQHFISPQTQYYHLSQPFELEGGEVLTGVQVAYRTWGKLNSQGDNGVLICHALTGSADADDWWKDLLGSKKALDSDRDFILCSNILGSCYGTTGATSINPQTGIPYGASFPVITIRDMVRLQAELIKYLGIKSLQLVIGGSLGGMQVLEWALLYPEIVKAIAPIATSGRHSAWCIGLSEAQRQAIYADPHWKGGNYTEEQPPKQGLAVARMMAMSTYRYWHSFTERFGRQYDASAEQFAIASYLQHHGQKLVDRFDANTYITLTKAMDHHDIAQGKDYESVLQSIQQPTLVVGIDSDILYPPIEQQELADFIPNAQIAWLTSIYGHDAFLIDTDALNKLIIRFRQALNLEFKICNS, encoded by the coding sequence ATGAAATACCAGCACTTCATTTCACCGCAAACTCAGTATTACCATCTCTCCCAGCCGTTTGAATTAGAGGGAGGTGAAGTCTTAACTGGCGTTCAAGTCGCTTATCGGACTTGGGGAAAGTTAAACTCACAAGGCGATAATGGAGTGCTGATTTGTCATGCTTTAACTGGTTCAGCCGATGCAGATGACTGGTGGAAAGATTTATTAGGTTCCAAAAAAGCACTAGATAGCGATCGCGATTTTATCTTATGTAGCAACATCTTAGGAAGTTGTTACGGCACTACGGGCGCTACTAGCATCAATCCCCAAACCGGAATCCCTTACGGTGCATCATTTCCCGTCATCACAATTCGCGATATGGTGCGTTTACAAGCGGAACTAATTAAATATCTGGGAATTAAATCTCTACAACTAGTAATTGGTGGTTCCCTCGGTGGAATGCAAGTACTAGAGTGGGCTTTATTATATCCAGAAATAGTGAAAGCGATCGCACCCATTGCCACTTCCGGTAGACATTCAGCTTGGTGTATCGGATTGAGTGAAGCCCAAAGACAAGCTATCTATGCAGATCCTCACTGGAAAGGTGGTAACTACACAGAAGAACAGCCGCCAAAGCAAGGATTAGCCGTAGCGCGGATGATGGCGATGAGTACTTACCGTTATTGGCACAGCTTTACAGAACGCTTTGGACGGCAGTATGATGCATCTGCCGAGCAATTTGCGATCGCTAGCTACTTACAACATCATGGTCAAAAGCTAGTAGATAGATTTGATGCCAATACCTACATTACTCTTACCAAAGCAATGGATCATCATGATATTGCTCAAGGTAAAGACTATGAATCTGTTTTGCAAAGTATTCAACAACCTACTTTAGTTGTCGGTATTGATTCTGACATTCTTTATCCCCCAATTGAACAACAAGAATTAGCCGATTTTATCCCCAACGCTCAAATAGCTTGGCTAACTTCAATTTACGGTCACGATGCATTTTTAATTGATACAGATGCACTAAACAAACTAATAATTCGCTTCCGCCAAGCTTTAAATTTAGAATTCAAAATTTGTAATTCGTAA
- a CDS encoding class I SAM-dependent methyltransferase: protein MAPSKTLHLPNELYQYLLSISLREPELLFKLREETARHPRANMQVAPEQGQFLGFLVKLIGAKKTLELGVFTGYSSLSVALALPPEGKIIACDVSEEFTNIARRYWQAAGVAEKIDLKLAPAIETLDKLLAADEAETFDFAFIDADKENYYAYYERVLKLIRPGGLIAIDNVLWSGRAANADVQDSATNAIREFNSKLHQDDRIDLSLISIADGLTLAIKR from the coding sequence ATGGCTCCTAGTAAAACGCTGCATCTACCAAACGAACTCTATCAATATCTGTTGTCTATCTCTTTGCGAGAACCGGAATTACTCTTCAAACTGCGGGAAGAGACGGCGCGTCATCCCAGAGCAAATATGCAAGTAGCGCCAGAACAAGGACAGTTTCTCGGTTTTTTAGTCAAACTGATAGGAGCCAAGAAGACTCTGGAGTTAGGCGTTTTTACAGGTTATAGTTCTCTCAGTGTGGCTTTAGCCTTGCCACCAGAGGGTAAAATCATCGCTTGTGATGTTAGTGAAGAATTTACCAACATCGCGCGTCGTTATTGGCAAGCCGCAGGTGTAGCAGAAAAAATTGACCTGAAATTAGCTCCAGCTATCGAGACTTTAGATAAATTATTGGCAGCAGATGAGGCAGAAACCTTTGATTTTGCCTTTATTGATGCCGATAAGGAAAACTATTATGCATATTACGAAAGAGTACTCAAGCTGATTCGTCCAGGTGGATTAATTGCCATTGATAATGTGCTGTGGTCTGGACGTGCAGCCAACGCAGATGTGCAAGACTCAGCTACCAATGCTATCCGAGAATTTAATAGCAAACTGCATCAAGACGATCGCATAGATTTAAGCTTGATTTCTATAGCAGATGGACTCACATTAGCAATCAAACGTTAA